A single Methanocorpusculum vombati DNA region contains:
- a CDS encoding potassium channel family protein → MMERDYQPINLKDVLIEMKDISELMVDLAYSAVLFESNAIADEVIELEERMNDLVYQARITSMMSVRRLEDTEPMSGLLQLAEASERISNQAADIAKNIMRHVSFPANLRKALPEAEEATHRTVVAGNSALDGARLGDIKLQSATGIRIIMIRRMRQRIYDPDKHTVLRAGDVLVGRGPEYGFPALCEMAGQPVPDDDDDVATAISDLDRAAALMIEMKNISELSVGLAYTALLHENMDLANEVVALEEELDEMRLRLDLWTLEAAKRTEDVASLRGMLYMSSFAESISDAASSIADVVLREIDVPPILKRIVRESDEIISWVTVHPGSPLDKKSLADSHVGTVTGMVIFAIKHENRWTYRPARSVLLHAGDLLVARGRRDGEEKLYGLCGADTDEIEDFEDSE, encoded by the coding sequence ATGATGGAACGCGACTATCAACCCATCAACCTCAAGGATGTCCTCATTGAAATGAAGGATATCTCGGAACTGATGGTTGATCTGGCTTACTCTGCGGTGCTTTTTGAAAGCAACGCCATCGCAGACGAAGTCATCGAACTTGAAGAACGGATGAACGACCTCGTATATCAGGCACGCATCACCAGTATGATGAGCGTACGCCGTCTGGAAGATACCGAACCGATGAGTGGTCTTCTGCAGCTTGCAGAAGCCTCGGAACGCATCTCTAATCAGGCCGCAGACATCGCAAAAAACATCATGCGGCACGTTTCCTTCCCGGCAAATCTCAGAAAAGCATTGCCGGAAGCCGAAGAGGCAACCCACCGCACCGTTGTTGCAGGCAACAGCGCCCTTGACGGTGCGCGTCTCGGCGACATCAAACTTCAGTCCGCAACCGGTATCAGAATTATCATGATACGCCGCATGCGGCAGAGAATCTACGACCCCGACAAACACACCGTTCTTCGCGCAGGCGACGTACTGGTGGGGCGGGGACCCGAGTACGGATTCCCTGCCCTCTGCGAGATGGCCGGACAGCCTGTTCCGGATGATGACGATGACGTCGCCACGGCCATCAGCGATCTCGATCGGGCGGCGGCCCTGATGATCGAGATGAAAAACATCAGTGAACTCTCCGTCGGCCTCGCCTATACAGCCCTCCTGCATGAGAACATGGACCTCGCAAACGAGGTTGTGGCACTCGAAGAGGAACTTGACGAGATGCGGCTCCGGCTTGATCTCTGGACACTGGAAGCGGCAAAGCGTACCGAGGATGTTGCAAGTCTCCGCGGCATGCTGTACATGTCTTCGTTTGCCGAGTCCATCTCAGATGCCGCAAGCTCCATTGCCGATGTTGTTCTCCGTGAGATCGATGTTCCCCCGATTCTGAAAAGGATTGTCCGGGAGTCAGATGAGATCATCTCCTGGGTAACCGTTCATCCGGGTTCCCCGCTGGACAAAAAATCCCTCGCCGATTCCCACGTGGGAACCGTCACCGGCATGGTTATCTTTGCCATCAAACACGAGAACCGCTGGACCTACCGGCCGGCACGCAGTGTTCTCCTGCATGCAGGAGATCTGCTGGTGGCACGCGGACGACGCGACGGGGAAGAGAAACTGTACGGTCTCTGCGGTGCAGATACCGATGAAATAGAAGATTTTGAAGACTCGGAGTAA